One window of Tenacibaculum maritimum NCIMB 2154 genomic DNA carries:
- a CDS encoding sterol desaturase family protein, translated as MEGITWCTHKYIMHGFGWFLHEDHHQPGYPHIFEKNDAFFVVFAIPSMLLFYFGIRPELNYLFFIGLGILLYGLAYFLIHDVLIHRRFKWFKNTQNRYLRGLRKAHKIHHKHLGKIDGECFGMLFVPFKYFKKKQ; from the coding sequence ATGGAGGGTATAACGTGGTGTACACATAAATATATCATGCATGGGTTTGGTTGGTTTTTGCATGAAGATCATCATCAACCAGGGTATCCACATATTTTTGAAAAGAACGATGCTTTTTTTGTTGTGTTTGCTATTCCAAGTATGTTGTTGTTTTATTTTGGAATTCGTCCAGAACTTAATTATTTATTTTTTATAGGTTTGGGAATACTACTTTATGGACTAGCATATTTTTTAATTCACGACGTTTTAATTCACAGGCGTTTTAAATGGTTTAAAAATACACAAAATCGTTATTTAAGAGGATTAAGAAAGGCACATAAAATTCATCATAAGCATTTAGGGAAAATAGACGGAGAGTGTTTTGGAATGTTGTTCGTTCCTTTTAAATATTTTAAGAAAAAACAATGA
- a CDS encoding MerR family transcriptional regulator codes for MLNGINKNFTIKDLENISGIKAHTIRIWEKRYNLLLPERTDTNIRYYSSENLQKLLNVALLNAHNYKISKIAEMSDETILVKARELALKKGINNEAINSLKLSMFRFDKQLFNRTYNKLLSKKTFRQVFKDVFVPFLNHIGLLWQTDTLLPAHEHFISNLIAQKIQISTDELEYSSVSSEITYVLFLPENEIHELGLMYLNYELVLRGYATIYLGQSLPLDNLSYFFESNTEIRFVTSLTVQPYDDKVLGYFNEIEDALSGTNHKLIAVGQKAMLVKDIDFKASITVYSSLVELLEDL; via the coding sequence GTGTTGAACGGAATCAATAAAAATTTTACAATTAAAGATCTTGAAAATATTTCGGGAATAAAAGCTCATACGATTCGTATCTGGGAGAAACGATATAATTTATTGTTACCAGAAAGAACGGATACTAATATTCGATACTACTCTTCTGAAAATTTACAGAAATTGCTAAATGTCGCATTGTTAAATGCTCATAATTATAAGATTTCTAAGATTGCAGAAATGTCAGACGAAACGATTCTTGTAAAGGCAAGAGAATTAGCGTTAAAAAAGGGGATTAACAATGAGGCTATCAACTCTTTAAAGTTGTCGATGTTTCGGTTTGATAAACAATTGTTTAATCGTACCTATAACAAGTTGTTAAGTAAGAAAACATTTAGACAGGTTTTTAAAGATGTTTTTGTACCCTTTTTAAATCATATAGGACTTCTTTGGCAAACAGATACATTATTGCCAGCGCATGAGCATTTTATATCGAATTTAATTGCCCAAAAAATACAAATAAGTACTGATGAGCTAGAGTATTCGTCGGTTTCTTCAGAAATAACCTATGTTCTTTTTCTACCTGAAAATGAAATACATGAGTTGGGATTGATGTATTTGAATTATGAATTGGTGCTAAGAGGTTACGCTACCATATATTTGGGGCAAAGCTTGCCGTTGGATAATTTGAGCTATTTTTTTGAAAGTAATACGGAAATTAGATTTGTAACTTCATTAACTGTTCAGCCCTATGATGATAAGGTGCTTGGGTATTTTAATGAAATAGAAGATGCACTAAGCGGAACAAATCATAAGTTGATAGCAGTAGGTCAAAAGGCAATGTTGGTAAAAGATATTGATTTTAAAGCGAGTATTACTGTTTACTCATCTTTAGTGGAGTTGTTAGAGGACTTGTAA
- a CDS encoding 4Fe-4S dicluster domain-containing protein, with translation MSGGTKKWFSLNIFKEAKKDACKEGNCLDSEMKNDGIAQVFNKPTSRRNALKKLSASLLVGAGAVSTSCSVISSKEHKEKETENWEELFKGNYKLMSDEEKRATVRRLEKRYAERLGKTINISAKNADENVLFGYAFNISKCQGYMDCVEACHQENNHDRESDMRYIRIHEIKKGEGINFEKADDSYGHEVPAEGHFYLGTQCFHCDNPPCTKVCPVQATWREKDGLVVVDYDWCIGCRYCMAACPYDGRRFNWSEPKIPAEEVNPEQHYLGNRIRKKGVMEKCTFCVQRSRKGKNPACVEACPTGARVFGNLLDPNSTIRNIIETKKVFRLKEDLGTEPKFWYFMD, from the coding sequence ATGAGTGGAGGTACAAAAAAATGGTTTTCCCTAAATATATTTAAGGAAGCTAAAAAAGATGCATGTAAAGAAGGTAATTGTTTGGATTCTGAAATGAAAAATGATGGGATTGCTCAGGTTTTTAATAAGCCTACCAGTAGAAGAAATGCATTGAAGAAGTTAAGTGCTAGTTTGTTAGTAGGAGCGGGCGCTGTTAGTACTTCGTGTAGTGTAATTTCTAGTAAGGAACATAAAGAAAAAGAGACTGAAAACTGGGAGGAGCTTTTTAAAGGGAATTACAAATTAATGAGCGATGAAGAAAAGAGGGCGACGGTGAGAAGGTTGGAAAAAAGGTATGCTGAGCGTTTGGGGAAGACTATTAACATTTCTGCAAAAAATGCAGATGAAAATGTGTTGTTTGGATATGCTTTTAATATTTCTAAATGCCAAGGCTACATGGATTGTGTAGAGGCTTGTCATCAAGAAAATAATCATGATAGAGAAAGTGATATGCGCTATATTAGGATTCATGAGATAAAGAAAGGAGAAGGAATTAACTTTGAAAAAGCAGATGATAGTTATGGGCATGAAGTTCCTGCTGAAGGGCATTTTTACCTAGGAACGCAATGTTTCCATTGTGATAATCCTCCTTGTACAAAGGTATGTCCAGTACAAGCTACTTGGAGAGAAAAAGATGGTTTGGTGGTGGTAGATTATGATTGGTGCATTGGGTGTCGTTATTGTATGGCGGCTTGTCCTTATGATGGAAGGCGATTTAATTGGAGCGAGCCTAAAATCCCTGCTGAAGAAGTGAATCCAGAGCAACATTATTTAGGAAATAGGATTCGTAAAAAAGGAGTTATGGAGAAGTGTACGTTTTGTGTTCAACGTTCTCGAAAAGGGAAAAACCCTGCTTGTGTGGAAGCTTGTCCTACTGGAGCTAGAGTTTTTGGGAATTTGTTGGATCCTAATAGTACTATTAGAAATATAATAGAAACAAAGAAAGTGTTCAGATTAAAAGAGGATTTGGGAACAGAGCCTAAGTTTTGGTATTTTATGGATTGA
- a CDS encoding phytoene/squalene synthase family protein yields the protein MKQLFDEVSFLCSKLVTRKYSTSFSLATKMLSPKIRAAIYNIYGFVRFADEIVDSFHAYDKALLLSKFEKEYYMAKKEGISLNPILNAFVHTVNKYDITDDLVQAFLKSMKADLYKTEYKTEAEYKAYIYGSADVVGLMCLKVFVNGNLQKYEALKDAAMRLGSAFQKVNFLRDLKDDFETLNRSYFPNINLKELDAQSKEVIIKDIETDFEYAFQHGILKLPVEAKFGVYMAYRYYKRLLKKLKSVPSSKIMSTRVRISNPMKINLLARSYVKYKLNLI from the coding sequence ATGAAACAACTATTTGATGAAGTGTCCTTTTTATGTAGTAAATTAGTTACTCGAAAATACAGTACGTCATTTTCGCTGGCTACTAAAATGTTGTCGCCGAAAATTCGTGCAGCAATTTATAATATTTATGGTTTTGTGCGTTTTGCAGATGAAATTGTAGATTCATTTCATGCATATGATAAAGCATTGTTATTGAGTAAGTTTGAGAAGGAGTATTATATGGCAAAAAAAGAAGGAATCAGTTTAAATCCTATTTTGAATGCTTTTGTTCATACCGTAAATAAATATGATATTACAGACGATTTGGTACAAGCTTTCTTAAAAAGTATGAAGGCTGATTTGTATAAAACGGAATATAAGACAGAAGCTGAATATAAGGCTTATATTTATGGGTCAGCTGATGTTGTAGGGTTGATGTGTTTAAAGGTTTTTGTTAATGGAAACTTGCAAAAGTATGAAGCATTAAAAGATGCAGCAATGCGCTTGGGATCCGCATTTCAAAAAGTAAATTTTTTACGAGATTTAAAAGATGATTTTGAAACATTGAATCGTTCTTATTTTCCTAATATCAACTTAAAGGAATTAGACGCGCAATCGAAAGAAGTTATTATCAAAGATATTGAAACGGATTTTGAGTATGCTTTTCAGCATGGGATATTAAAGCTTCCAGTAGAGGCTAAGTTTGGGGTATATATGGCATATAGATATTATAAACGTTTGCTAAAAAAATTAAAGAGCGTTCCTTCTTCTAAAATAATGAGTACAAGGGTTCGTATTTCCAATCCTATGAAAATTAATTTACTAGCAAGAAGTTATGTGAAGTATAAATTAAATTTGATATAA
- a CDS encoding GSCFA domain-containing protein: MIFHTPIPLKKQSTHEINHHATLLLLGSCFSENIGKKLNYFKFQSLINPLGILFHPKAIENLIINAILHKKYTEKDIFLHNERWHCYDAHSSLSANNKADLLNNLNNGLLHTATQIKAASHIIITLGTSWVYRHLNTNTIVANCHKVPQKKFSKEILAIEEITTSLHTIITHITSINPKSSILFTLSPIRHLKDGFTENQRSKAHLLTAIHNSIHNQKNCYYFPSYEIMMDELRDYRFYKEDMIHPNNTAINHIWEKFSATWISEESKKIMQQIDAIQKGLAHRPFNPKSEQHQQFLKKLYKKKETLQQAFPFIQF; this comes from the coding sequence ATGATTTTCCATACGCCCATTCCATTAAAAAAGCAATCTACTCATGAAATCAACCACCATGCAACCTTGCTTTTATTAGGTTCTTGTTTTTCTGAAAATATTGGAAAAAAACTTAATTATTTTAAATTCCAATCTCTAATAAATCCTCTTGGAATTTTATTCCACCCTAAAGCAATAGAAAACTTAATCATCAATGCTATCCTGCATAAAAAATACACTGAAAAAGACATCTTCTTACACAACGAACGCTGGCATTGCTATGATGCACACTCTAGCTTAAGTGCTAATAATAAAGCAGATTTATTAAACAATCTTAACAATGGCCTTTTACACACTGCTACACAAATAAAAGCAGCTTCACATATTATTATTACACTAGGAACTTCTTGGGTGTACAGACACCTAAATACCAATACTATTGTAGCAAATTGCCATAAAGTTCCTCAAAAAAAATTCTCAAAAGAAATACTAGCTATTGAAGAAATCACAACATCATTACACACGATAATAACACATATTACATCAATAAACCCCAAAAGTTCCATTTTATTTACCCTTTCTCCAATTCGGCACTTAAAAGACGGCTTTACAGAAAACCAACGCAGCAAAGCGCACTTATTAACCGCAATCCACAACAGTATTCACAATCAAAAAAATTGTTATTACTTTCCTAGTTACGAAATCATGATGGACGAACTCCGAGATTATCGCTTTTACAAAGAAGACATGATTCACCCTAACAATACAGCAATCAATCATATATGGGAAAAGTTTTCAGCAACATGGATTTCAGAAGAAAGTAAAAAAATAATGCAGCAAATTGACGCCATTCAAAAAGGGCTCGCACACCGACCTTTCAATCCTAAATCTGAACAGCACCAACAATTTTTAAAAAAATTGTACAAAAAAAAGGAAACACTTCAACAAGCATTCCCTTTTATACAATTTTAA
- a CDS encoding phytoene desaturase family protein, which produces MRKKIAIIGSGFSSLAGACYLAKAGYEVVVLEKNKTIGGRARQLLKDGFTFDMGPTWYWMPDVFEKFFGDFGKKPTDYYQLEKLSPAYQVYFSILDSVTVPGNLEAIYEIFEKEEKGSAKHLKTFLKSAAYNYEVSINDLVYKPGISPLELVTPVTIGKITQFFSTIRKQVRKHIKSKKLIQILEFPVLFLGAKPSNTPAFYNFMNYADFGLGTWHPVGGMYKVIEGMVSLATSLGVTFNTEAVVDEIVVNSVGEATGVIVNKEFLAADVVLSGADYHHTETLLAKEYRQYSEKYWDTKVFAPSSLLFYVGFDKKIANVCHHTLFFDTDFDEHAKTIYDSPSWPENPLFYASFPSITDSSFAPERKESGTFLIPLAPGIEDTPEIREVYFDMIINRLEKLTNQSIKRHVLFKESFCVNDFKEGYNSYKGNAYGLANILTQTAFLRPKIKSKKVKNLFFTGQLTVPGPGVPPALISGKIASDLILKYHKI; this is translated from the coding sequence TTGAGAAAAAAAATAGCAATAATAGGTTCGGGCTTCTCTTCATTGGCAGGAGCATGTTATTTAGCAAAAGCTGGGTACGAGGTTGTGGTGTTGGAAAAAAATAAAACGATTGGAGGTAGAGCAAGGCAATTGTTAAAAGATGGTTTTACGTTTGATATGGGACCAACATGGTATTGGATGCCTGATGTTTTTGAAAAATTCTTTGGAGATTTTGGAAAAAAACCTACTGATTATTACCAACTAGAAAAATTATCTCCAGCATACCAAGTTTATTTCTCTATATTAGATTCTGTGACAGTTCCAGGGAACTTAGAAGCTATTTATGAAATTTTTGAAAAAGAAGAAAAAGGGAGCGCTAAGCATTTAAAAACCTTTTTGAAATCGGCAGCATACAATTACGAGGTGTCTATTAATGATTTGGTGTATAAACCAGGAATATCTCCTTTAGAGTTAGTTACTCCAGTAACAATAGGAAAAATAACTCAATTTTTTTCTACGATTAGGAAGCAAGTTAGAAAACATATAAAAAGCAAGAAGTTAATTCAAATTTTAGAGTTTCCTGTATTGTTTTTGGGGGCCAAGCCAAGCAACACCCCTGCTTTTTATAATTTTATGAATTATGCTGATTTTGGTTTGGGTACTTGGCATCCTGTAGGAGGAATGTACAAGGTAATTGAAGGGATGGTTTCATTGGCTACTAGTTTAGGGGTTACTTTTAATACCGAAGCAGTAGTAGATGAAATTGTAGTCAATTCAGTAGGAGAGGCTACTGGGGTAATCGTAAATAAGGAGTTTTTGGCAGCTGATGTCGTACTTAGTGGAGCTGATTACCATCATACAGAAACATTATTAGCAAAGGAGTATAGGCAGTATTCAGAAAAGTATTGGGATACAAAAGTATTTGCGCCCTCTTCTTTATTATTTTACGTAGGATTTGATAAGAAAATAGCAAATGTTTGTCATCATACGCTATTTTTTGATACAGATTTTGATGAGCATGCAAAAACAATTTATGATTCGCCTAGCTGGCCAGAAAATCCTCTTTTTTATGCTAGTTTTCCTTCGATAACAGATAGCTCTTTTGCTCCAGAGCGTAAAGAATCAGGAACTTTTTTGATTCCCTTAGCACCAGGAATAGAAGATACTCCTGAAATAAGAGAAGTATATTTTGACATGATTATAAATCGATTGGAAAAGCTTACGAATCAGTCTATTAAAAGGCATGTTCTTTTTAAGGAGAGTTTTTGTGTTAACGATTTTAAGGAAGGGTATAATTCTTATAAAGGAAATGCTTATGGCTTGGCAAATATATTAACACAAACGGCTTTTTTAAGACCTAAAATAAAAAGTAAAAAAGTAAAAAATTTATTTTTTACAGGGCAACTAACCGTGCCAGGACCAGGGGTTCCTCCTGCTTTAATTTCAGGGAAAATAGCTTCAGATTTAATTTTAAAATACCATAAAATATGA
- a CDS encoding M48 family metalloprotease: protein MRNRGNFKIRLLIGAAIALFAVFKYCSNAEINPYTGKKQHISISPKEEIAIGLSSAPSMAQQHGGLHPDNRFQKLVDKVGQLLVHRSIAQKSGYPFEFHLLKDATTINAFALPGGQIFITYALFSKLKNEDQLAGVLGHEIGHVIGRHSAERMAKQDLTQGLLSGAAVGFDPSTAQGATIIANAINMKYGRNDELESDELGVKIMIDAGYNPEHLIGVMQILKAAAGPNRTPEFQSTHPDPENRIAKIKEAIRKYQKK, encoded by the coding sequence ATGAGAAATCGTGGAAATTTTAAAATCAGATTATTAATTGGTGCTGCTATTGCTTTATTTGCCGTCTTTAAGTATTGTTCAAATGCTGAAATCAATCCATACACAGGAAAAAAACAGCATATCTCTATTTCTCCCAAAGAAGAAATAGCTATCGGACTAAGTTCTGCTCCTTCTATGGCTCAACAGCATGGAGGACTCCACCCCGATAACCGTTTTCAAAAATTAGTGGATAAAGTTGGTCAATTGCTAGTGCATCGTAGTATTGCCCAAAAATCAGGCTATCCGTTTGAGTTTCATTTATTAAAAGACGCAACCACTATCAATGCTTTTGCATTACCTGGAGGGCAAATTTTCATTACGTACGCGTTATTTTCTAAATTGAAAAACGAAGACCAATTAGCTGGCGTTTTAGGTCATGAAATCGGACATGTTATTGGTCGCCATTCCGCAGAACGCATGGCAAAACAAGACCTAACTCAAGGATTACTTTCTGGAGCTGCAGTTGGGTTTGATCCAAGTACCGCACAGGGAGCTACCATAATTGCAAATGCCATAAATATGAAATACGGACGTAATGACGAACTAGAAAGTGATGAACTAGGGGTAAAAATAATGATAGACGCCGGTTACAATCCTGAACATTTAATCGGAGTCATGCAAATATTAAAAGCTGCTGCCGGCCCAAACAGAACTCCTGAATTTCAAAGCACACATCCTGACCCTGAAAATAGAATTGCAAAAATTAAAGAAGCTATCAGAAAATACCAAAAAAAATAA
- a CDS encoding type 1 glutamine amidotransferase family protein — MVKKKVYVLLFEGFSDWEISYLAPGLQKNEGISLSYFTVDGAPIRSVGGLHIQPDFSISEIDTSEVSALILPGGTFWEKETVKEIDVLVDELHAEDKIIGAICGATTYLAKRGYLDDVKHTSNSLDYLKMFAKSYKGSRYYQDELAVTDGNLITANGVAPIEFAREVFKAVELYSDANIEKWFHLFKEGVWAG; from the coding sequence ATGGTTAAAAAAAAAGTTTATGTTTTGCTGTTTGAGGGATTTTCTGATTGGGAAATTTCATATTTAGCTCCAGGGTTACAGAAAAACGAAGGAATTTCATTGAGTTATTTTACAGTTGATGGAGCTCCCATTAGATCGGTGGGAGGATTGCATATTCAACCCGATTTTTCAATTAGTGAAATTGATACAAGTGAGGTTTCGGCGCTTATTTTGCCAGGAGGAACATTTTGGGAAAAGGAAACGGTAAAGGAAATAGATGTACTTGTAGATGAATTGCATGCAGAGGATAAAATAATAGGAGCAATTTGCGGGGCAACAACTTATTTAGCTAAGAGAGGGTATTTAGATGACGTAAAACATACTAGTAATTCTTTAGATTATTTAAAAATGTTTGCAAAATCGTATAAGGGATCTCGTTATTATCAAGATGAATTAGCGGTTACTGATGGTAACTTAATAACAGCCAATGGAGTTGCTCCAATTGAATTTGCAAGAGAGGTTTTTAAAGCTGTCGAATTATATAGTGATGCCAATATTGAAAAATGGTTTCATCTTTTTAAAGAGGGAGTATGGGCAGGTTGA
- a CDS encoding rhodanese-like domain-containing protein, with protein sequence MSTEIKEYLEKGAIVLDVRTLEEWNEGHSEGAKHIVLTTIPSQVEEIKSWDKPVIAVCRSGGRSGQATDFLLSHGVDIINGGPWGNVDQYLK encoded by the coding sequence ATGAGTACCGAAATTAAAGAATACTTAGAAAAAGGAGCTATCGTGTTGGATGTAAGAACGCTTGAAGAATGGAATGAAGGACATTCTGAGGGGGCAAAGCATATTGTTTTGACAACTATTCCATCGCAAGTAGAAGAAATAAAATCATGGGATAAACCTGTAATTGCTGTTTGTAGGAGTGGAGGAAGAAGTGGGCAAGCAACAGATTTTTTATTGAGTCATGGTGTAGATATTATTAATGGAGGTCCTTGGGGAAATGTAGATCAGTATTTAAAATAA
- a CDS encoding aromatic amino acid hydroxylase, with protein MEPFFELNEITKKLPKHLHKFIVKQPYDEYTMQHQAVWRYVMRMNVDYLSKVAHESYVAGLKKAGISIEHIPHMEGMNRILKEIGWAAVSVDGFIPPNAFMEFQAYNVLVIASDIRTINHIEYTPAPDIIHEAAGHAPIIANPEYAEYLRRFGEIGSKAISSSKDYELYEAVRWLSILKENPNSSEEEINEAHAKVTWLQNNMGEPSEMAQIRNLHWWTVEYGLIGTVENPKIYGAGLLSSIGESAWCMKEEVKKIPYSIEAAAMSFDITKPQPQLFVTPDFAYLSLVLDEFANTMALRTGGVRGVEKLIDSGNIGTVELSTGVQISGIFTNLIKSKEGKVAYIQTTGGTALSNRDKELIGHGISYHAEGFGSPVGKLKGINLPIEDMSPRDLKAYGIYEGEYMTLEFESGVVVKGKAITGTRDLRGKILIISLEECTVTFGAAVLFRPEWGIYDMAIGKELVSAFAGAADPSSFADIGKVSETKTHKIVYSDKEKRLYKLYGKVRSWREKNVVDEKELLGVFKELQSDFKEDWLLPLELLELAIKHSFSVKVDVEMYLNQFKKDKKYKTLVENGLHLLPVYEM; from the coding sequence ATGGAGCCTTTTTTTGAGTTAAATGAAATTACAAAGAAACTACCAAAGCATTTGCATAAGTTTATTGTGAAGCAGCCGTATGATGAATATACAATGCAGCATCAAGCAGTTTGGCGTTATGTTATGAGAATGAATGTTGATTATTTGAGTAAAGTAGCCCATGAGTCTTACGTGGCTGGATTAAAAAAAGCAGGTATTTCTATAGAGCATATTCCTCATATGGAAGGAATGAATAGAATTTTAAAAGAAATTGGCTGGGCTGCGGTTTCGGTAGATGGTTTTATTCCGCCGAATGCCTTTATGGAGTTTCAAGCTTATAATGTATTGGTAATAGCATCAGATATAAGAACGATAAATCATATTGAATACACGCCCGCTCCAGATATTATACATGAGGCAGCAGGGCATGCGCCAATTATAGCCAATCCTGAATACGCTGAATACCTACGTCGCTTTGGAGAAATAGGAAGTAAAGCTATTTCGTCTTCAAAAGATTATGAGTTATATGAAGCTGTTAGGTGGTTGTCTATTTTAAAAGAGAATCCAAATTCTTCTGAGGAAGAGATTAATGAAGCGCATGCAAAGGTAACATGGTTGCAAAATAATATGGGGGAGCCTTCTGAAATGGCACAAATAAGAAATCTGCATTGGTGGACGGTTGAGTATGGGTTGATAGGAACAGTTGAAAACCCTAAGATTTATGGAGCAGGATTGTTATCATCAATAGGAGAAAGTGCTTGGTGTATGAAAGAGGAGGTGAAAAAGATACCTTATTCTATTGAAGCAGCTGCAATGAGTTTTGATATAACAAAGCCTCAACCTCAGTTATTTGTGACGCCAGATTTTGCGTATTTAAGTTTAGTGCTAGATGAATTTGCAAATACAATGGCGTTAAGAACAGGGGGAGTAAGAGGAGTGGAAAAGCTAATAGATTCGGGGAATATAGGTACTGTTGAATTGAGCACAGGGGTTCAAATTTCAGGAATATTTACCAATCTTATAAAATCTAAAGAAGGTAAGGTTGCTTATATACAAACGACGGGAGGAACTGCATTGTCTAATAGAGATAAAGAGCTTATAGGTCACGGGATTTCTTATCATGCTGAAGGATTTGGTAGCCCAGTGGGTAAGTTGAAAGGAATTAATTTGCCTATTGAAGACATGAGCCCGAGAGATTTAAAAGCGTATGGTATTTATGAAGGAGAATATATGACGTTGGAGTTTGAGAGTGGAGTTGTTGTAAAAGGGAAGGCAATTACAGGAACACGTGATTTAAGAGGGAAGATTTTAATTATTTCATTAGAAGAATGTACGGTTACTTTTGGAGCAGCAGTTTTATTTAGACCAGAATGGGGGATTTACGATATGGCAATAGGAAAGGAGTTGGTTTCTGCTTTTGCGGGAGCGGCTGATCCTAGTTCATTTGCGGATATAGGAAAGGTTTCTGAAACAAAAACGCATAAAATAGTATATTCAGATAAAGAAAAGAGGTTATATAAACTATATGGAAAAGTGAGAAGTTGGCGTGAAAAGAATGTTGTTGATGAGAAGGAATTACTAGGAGTATTTAAAGAATTACAGTCTGATTTTAAAGAAGATTGGTTGTTGCCGTTGGAGTTATTGGAACTGGCTATAAAACATAGTTTTTCTGTAAAAGTAGATGTAGAAATGTATCTGAATCAATTTAAAAAAGATAAAAAATACAAAACATTAGTTGAAAATGGTTTACATTTATTGCCTGTATATGAGATGTAA